A stretch of Sebastes fasciatus isolate fSebFas1 chromosome 19, fSebFas1.pri, whole genome shotgun sequence DNA encodes these proteins:
- the cryba4 gene encoding beta-crystallin A4, with protein sequence MTHHCTKFSGHWKIIVFDEECFQGRRHEFTSECCNVMEFGFETVRSLRVESGAWVGYEHASYQGQQFVLERGEYPQCDAFGGSNAYHIERMTSFRPIACANHRECRMTIFERENFLGRKGELSDDYPSLQAMGWCNNEVGSLRIQSGAFVCYQYPGYRGYQYIMECDRHCGEFKHFREFGSHCQTPQIQSIRRIQQ encoded by the exons ATGACTCACCATTGCACCAAGTTCTCCGGCCACTGGAAG ATCATTGTCTTCGACGAGGAGTGCTTCCAGGGCCGTCGCCATGAGTTCACCTCCGAGTGTTGCAACGTGATGGAGTTCGGCTTCGAGACCGTGCGCTCCCTGAGGGTGGAGAGTGGAGC CTGGGTGGGTTACGAGCACGCCTCCTACCAGGGGCAGCAGTTTGTCCTGGAGAGAGGAGAGTACCCCCAGTGTGATGCCTTCGGCGGCAGCAATGCCTACCACATTGAGAGGATGACCTCCTTCAGACCTATCGCCTGTGCT AACCACAGAGAGTGTCGTATGACCATCTTTGAGCGTGAGAACTTCCTGGGCCGTAAGGGTGAGCTGAGCGACGATTATCCCTCCCTCCAGGCCATGGGCTGGTGCAACAATGAAGTTGGCTCTCTCAGGATCCAGTCTGGAGC ATTCGTGTGCTACCAGTACCCTGGTTATCGTGGATACCAGTATATCATGGAGTGTGATCGTCACTGTGGGGAGTTCAAACACTTCAGGGAGTTTGGCTCCCACTGCCAGACCCCTCAGATCCAGTCCATCCGCCGTATTCAGCAGTAA